The Epilithonimonas zeae genome contains a region encoding:
- a CDS encoding glycoside hydrolase family 3 N-terminal domain-containing protein: MQKNISTLIGLSQKAKYSGLFLALLAASPFANAQTKNATVTVDGKTFKDSNKNGKLDVWEDTRLSVDKRIDAIIKQMTNEEKVNLLIGTGMPGIEVLTGPVGDSKQGLVPGAAGGTDSFDRFGIPATIVADGPAGLRIQPTRDNDSKTYYATAFPVGTALASTWNKTLLEQVGKAMGNEVKEYGVDVLLAPALNIQRNPLNGRNFEYYSEDPLISGKTAAAIVNGIQSQGVGTSIKHFAANNEETNRLTINAHVSERAMRELYLRNFEITVKESQPWTVMSSYNKVNGVYTSDSKDLLTQVLRNEWGFKGIVMTDWFGGFPGFESIRSGGISDVVKQMNSGNDLLMPGIPAQKKVLLEALNSGKLSPEVANLNVKRILEYVFKTPTFAQYKYSDKPNLAEHAEVTRNAAAEGMVLLKNEQNALPFANKQKEVSLFGVTSYAWITGGTGSGSVNNKHTVSLLEGLNAAGYKLDKELVDLYKPFAEKEEAAEKESRKARGILALPGRLSEMKLDDAFYAKKAETSEIAFVTLGRNSGEGGDRVVNDDFNLAKEEIEMLDKISKAFHAKGKKVVVILNIGGVIETASWKDKVDGILLAWQPGQEGGHSVADVISGKVNSSGKLTMTFPVNYTDHASARNFPGIPADNPKDVTYQEGVYVGYRYFNTFNVKPSYEFGYGKSYTDFAYSNLKLNSKTFNNKLEVTVDVKNTGKVAGKEVVELYLSAPGKTIDKPKSELKAYAKTKDLKPGESQTITLTLNPKDLASFETAKSAWIAEAGNYKISVGASSLDIKQTAEFSVPKELVVEKVQHILPADEKFEDLKH; encoded by the coding sequence ATGCAGAAGAATATATCAACGCTGATAGGACTTTCTCAGAAAGCAAAATATTCAGGATTATTCCTGGCTTTATTGGCTGCATCGCCGTTTGCGAATGCTCAGACTAAAAATGCAACAGTAACGGTTGACGGAAAAACATTTAAAGATTCTAACAAAAACGGAAAATTAGATGTTTGGGAAGACACACGTCTTTCGGTGGACAAAAGAATTGATGCCATCATCAAGCAAATGACCAACGAAGAAAAAGTAAATCTTCTCATCGGAACCGGAATGCCTGGAATTGAAGTTTTGACAGGTCCTGTCGGAGATTCAAAACAAGGATTGGTTCCCGGAGCTGCTGGAGGAACAGATTCTTTCGACAGATTTGGAATTCCAGCGACAATTGTTGCAGACGGACCTGCAGGTTTGAGAATTCAGCCAACAAGAGATAATGATTCAAAAACATATTATGCAACGGCTTTTCCTGTTGGGACAGCTTTGGCTTCAACCTGGAATAAAACATTGTTGGAGCAGGTTGGAAAAGCAATGGGAAATGAAGTGAAAGAATACGGTGTTGACGTACTTTTAGCGCCGGCTCTGAACATCCAGAGAAATCCATTGAACGGAAGAAACTTCGAATATTATTCGGAAGACCCATTAATTTCAGGGAAAACTGCTGCAGCCATCGTTAATGGAATCCAGTCTCAAGGTGTAGGAACTTCGATCAAACATTTCGCCGCGAATAACGAAGAAACCAACCGTTTGACCATCAACGCTCACGTTTCCGAAAGAGCAATGAGAGAATTGTATCTGAGAAATTTTGAAATCACGGTGAAAGAATCTCAGCCTTGGACGGTGATGTCATCTTATAACAAAGTGAATGGCGTTTATACTTCAGATTCAAAAGATTTACTGACTCAGGTTTTGAGAAATGAATGGGGTTTCAAAGGAATTGTAATGACCGACTGGTTTGGAGGTTTTCCGGGATTTGAATCGATTAGAAGCGGTGGAATTTCTGACGTTGTAAAACAGATGAATTCAGGAAATGACCTTTTGATGCCCGGAATTCCTGCTCAGAAAAAAGTCTTGTTGGAAGCTTTAAACTCAGGGAAATTATCTCCGGAAGTTGCGAATCTTAATGTGAAAAGAATCTTGGAATATGTTTTCAAAACACCGACTTTCGCACAGTACAAATACAGTGACAAGCCAAATCTAGCTGAACACGCAGAAGTGACGAGAAACGCTGCAGCAGAAGGAATGGTTTTGCTTAAAAATGAACAAAATGCTTTGCCTTTTGCCAACAAACAGAAAGAAGTTTCGTTATTCGGAGTGACTTCTTACGCTTGGATTACCGGCGGAACGGGAAGTGGAAGTGTGAACAACAAGCACACGGTTTCACTTTTGGAAGGCTTGAACGCAGCAGGATATAAATTGGACAAAGAACTGGTTGATTTGTACAAACCATTTGCTGAGAAAGAAGAAGCGGCTGAAAAAGAAAGCAGAAAAGCAAGAGGGATTTTAGCACTTCCGGGAAGATTGTCTGAAATGAAATTGGATGATGCTTTCTATGCTAAAAAAGCGGAAACTTCTGAAATAGCTTTCGTGACTCTGGGAAGAAACTCAGGAGAAGGCGGTGATAGGGTAGTGAACGATGATTTCAATCTGGCAAAGGAAGAAATCGAAATGCTGGATAAAATCTCAAAAGCGTTCCACGCAAAAGGAAAGAAAGTGGTTGTGATTTTAAACATCGGAGGCGTAATTGAAACTGCGTCTTGGAAAGATAAAGTAGATGGAATTCTTTTAGCTTGGCAACCAGGTCAGGAGGGTGGACATTCTGTTGCAGATGTGATTTCAGGAAAAGTAAATTCTTCAGGAAAACTGACGATGACTTTCCCTGTGAATTATACAGACCACGCTTCTGCAAGGAATTTCCCTGGAATTCCTGCGGATAATCCGAAAGATGTGACGTATCAGGAAGGTGTGTATGTTGGATACCGTTATTTCAATACATTTAATGTAAAACCTTCTTACGAATTCGGTTATGGTAAGTCTTATACGGATTTCGCTTACAGTAATTTAAAACTGAATTCTAAAACTTTTAATAATAAATTAGAAGTTACAGTTGATGTAAAAAATACCGGAAAAGTAGCAGGAAAAGAAGTGGTGGAATTGTATTTATCTGCTCCTGGAAAAACGATTGACAAACCAAAATCTGAGTTGAAAGCGTACGCAAAAACCAAAGATTTGAAACCGGGAGAATCTCAAACGATTACTTTGACTCTTAACCCGAAAGATTTGGCTTCATTTGAAACCGCAAAATCGGCTTGGATTGCAGAAGCAGGAAATTATAAAATTTCTGTCGGAGCGTCTTCTTTAGACATCAAACAAACGGCGGAATTCTCTGTTCCTAAAGAATTGGTGGTGGAGAAAGTTCAGCATATTTTGCCTGCGGATGAGAAGTTTGAGGATTTGAAACATTAA
- a CDS encoding nucleoside hydrolase, whose protein sequence is MKSIFNIVSFFATMAVSAQSSAVISEMDKYVKPRYRVIVDNDFGGDPDGLFQLVHQVLSPSAEIKGIIGSHLKPGDPFDKSDITAENAVKRVNETLEVMNLKNKFSVFQGSNDQLKDLKTPNVSEGAKAIVAEAMKADEKNPLFVVCGAGLTEVASAYLMEPKIADKIIVVWIGGPEYPDLATPPPGYTPLEYNLGIDIKAAQVVFNESNLNIWQIPRNAYRQTLMSYAELVTKVKPEGKTGAYLTKKIEDLMEMVQKFNLKIGETYIMGDSPLVLLTALQSSFEADPSSSSYVIKNAPKINDNGLYEYNSKGRNIRVYTQLDTRLMFEDFYSKLKLFNNKK, encoded by the coding sequence ATGAAATCAATTTTTAATATAGTTTCTTTTTTTGCGACAATGGCTGTGTCCGCACAGTCTTCTGCCGTGATTTCGGAAATGGATAAATACGTAAAACCCCGCTATCGCGTTATCGTCGATAACGATTTTGGTGGCGACCCCGATGGTTTATTTCAGTTGGTTCATCAGGTTCTTTCGCCTTCCGCAGAAATCAAAGGAATTATCGGTTCCCATTTAAAACCAGGCGACCCGTTTGACAAATCAGATATTACTGCGGAAAATGCTGTAAAAAGAGTCAACGAAACGTTGGAAGTAATGAATTTGAAAAACAAATTTTCAGTTTTCCAGGGTTCAAATGACCAATTGAAAGATTTGAAAACTCCTAATGTTTCCGAAGGTGCGAAAGCCATCGTTGCAGAAGCAATGAAAGCGGATGAAAAAAATCCTTTATTCGTGGTTTGTGGCGCAGGTTTAACGGAAGTTGCAAGTGCCTATTTAATGGAACCAAAAATCGCAGACAAAATTATCGTCGTTTGGATTGGCGGTCCGGAATATCCCGATTTGGCAACGCCACCTCCAGGTTACACGCCTTTAGAATACAATCTTGGAATCGACATCAAAGCAGCACAGGTTGTTTTCAATGAATCCAACTTAAATATCTGGCAAATTCCAAGAAACGCTTACCGACAGACTTTGATGTCTTATGCCGAACTCGTAACCAAAGTAAAACCTGAAGGAAAAACCGGAGCTTATCTCACTAAAAAGATTGAAGACCTGATGGAAATGGTTCAGAAATTCAATCTGAAAATCGGCGAAACCTACATTATGGGTGACAGTCCTTTAGTTTTGCTGACGGCCTTACAGTCTTCATTTGAAGCAGACCCATCTTCGAGTTCTTACGTCATCAAAAATGCACCGAAAATCAATGATAATGGACTGTACGAATACAATTCGAAAGGAAGGAACATTAGAGTCTATACGCAGCTCGACACTCGATTGATGTTCGAAGATTTCTATTCAAAATTAAAATTATTCAATAACAAAAAGTAA
- a CDS encoding alpha/beta hydrolase, with product MKKLIIVSLLLTGLTTINAQKSIPLYKGKAPGTENWTQKEAQQFNELFKTEVVFNVAQPSMLIFEADKAKANGTVIVVAPGGGFQSLSINREGIDVAKKLAENGITAIVLKYRLLETKSNDPAKEMMEGIKDRKAFDAKTAPIKVMAGNDIKTAISYIRTHAKELNINPEKLGVIGFSAGASVILESVLHSKDASTLPNFAASIYGGPSQEILDTQIPSTTLPLFICAASDDQLKLAPKSVLLYNKWLEAGQPTELHIYEKGGHGFGIGKQNLPVDKWSDVYLDWLKFHKFL from the coding sequence ATGAAAAAATTAATCATAGTAAGTCTACTTCTTACAGGTTTAACAACCATCAACGCTCAAAAATCAATTCCATTATACAAAGGAAAAGCACCGGGAACAGAAAACTGGACACAAAAAGAAGCGCAGCAATTTAATGAATTGTTCAAAACAGAAGTTGTTTTCAACGTAGCGCAACCTTCAATGTTAATATTCGAAGCTGACAAGGCGAAAGCCAACGGAACGGTAATCGTTGTCGCTCCGGGGGGTGGTTTTCAAAGTTTATCCATCAACAGAGAAGGAATTGATGTTGCCAAAAAACTAGCAGAAAACGGAATCACGGCAATCGTTTTAAAATACAGATTACTGGAAACAAAATCCAACGACCCAGCCAAAGAAATGATGGAAGGCATCAAAGACCGAAAAGCATTTGACGCAAAAACAGCTCCAATCAAAGTAATGGCTGGAAACGACATCAAAACGGCCATTTCCTACATCAGAACCCACGCAAAAGAACTGAATATCAATCCTGAAAAATTGGGTGTTATCGGTTTTTCAGCGGGTGCAAGTGTGATTTTGGAAAGCGTTCTTCACAGTAAAGATGCTTCAACGTTACCCAACTTCGCAGCTTCGATTTACGGCGGACCAAGTCAGGAGATTTTAGATACTCAGATTCCTTCAACGACTTTACCATTGTTCATTTGTGCTGCAAGTGATGACCAATTAAAGTTGGCTCCAAAATCAGTTTTGTTGTACAACAAATGGCTTGAAGCAGGACAGCCAACCGAACTTCACATCTACGAAAAAGGTGGTCACGGTTTCGGAATAGGGAAACAGAATCTTCCTGTTGATAAATGGTCGGATGTGTATTTGGATTGGCTGAAATTCCACAAATTTTTATAG
- a CDS encoding glycoside hydrolase family 3 protein: MKRTVLNIAALFLGITAFSQNIQIVTNAKGPVLGYSTDSGVKILTVGGNKFKDLNKNGKLDKYEDWRLPVDERAKDLASKMSVEQIAGLMLYSSHQSVPAPAEGFRAGKYSGMFYKESGAKAFDLTDQQKKFLKDDNLRHVLVTTVESPEIAAKWSNNIQAYIEGLGLGIPANNSTDPRHSATVTAEFNEGAGGQISLWPDGLAMGATFDPELVKKFGNIAAQEYRALGISTALSPQIDLGTEPRWYRIAYVFSESPELTADLGRGYIDGFQTTIGSKNGWGNKSVNAMVKHWPGGGPEEGGRDGHWAMGKYAVYPGNNFQNHVKPFTEGAFKLNGGTKEASAVMPYYTISFNQDTKNGENVGNGYSKYLITDLLRGKYKYDGVVCTDWLITADEPKSPGGFAGKPWGAEKLSISQRHYKVLEAGVDQFGGNNDKVPVLEAYQMGVKEHGEKAYRAKFEQSAVRLLRNFFRTGLFENPYVNTEETKKIVGNPEFMKAGYEAQVKSIVMLKNKANILPIKERKTVYIPKRYSPATFNWWGVYTGPSLEYPVDIEKVKKHFNVTDDPAKADFALVFVKSPHSEEGGYSDVDAKEGGNGYVPISLQYQTYTATEAREKSIAAGDPVVAPNVHDRTFKNKTSTATNFTDLLAIENAYKAMNGKPVIVSITASKPMIFNEFEKHADAILMNFNVSNQAVVDIVIGKYEPSGLLPLQMPANMATVEKQKEDVPYDMETHKDSEGHNYDFGYGMNWSGVIKDVRTQKYHK; this comes from the coding sequence ATGAAAAGAACAGTTTTAAATATTGCAGCCTTATTTTTAGGAATAACAGCATTTTCGCAAAACATTCAGATTGTAACCAATGCTAAAGGTCCGGTTTTGGGATATTCTACAGATTCTGGGGTGAAAATCTTGACAGTCGGCGGAAATAAATTTAAAGATTTAAACAAAAACGGAAAGCTTGACAAGTACGAAGACTGGAGACTTCCTGTTGACGAAAGAGCAAAAGATTTAGCTTCAAAAATGTCAGTTGAGCAGATTGCAGGATTGATGTTATACAGCAGCCATCAATCAGTTCCGGCTCCTGCAGAAGGTTTCAGAGCTGGAAAATACAGCGGAATGTTTTACAAAGAAAGTGGTGCAAAAGCCTTTGATTTAACAGACCAACAAAAGAAATTTCTAAAGGACGACAATCTTCGTCACGTTTTGGTAACAACAGTAGAATCTCCTGAAATTGCCGCAAAATGGAGCAATAATATCCAGGCTTATATTGAAGGTTTGGGATTAGGAATTCCTGCCAACAACAGTACAGACCCGAGACATTCTGCAACGGTAACCGCAGAATTTAATGAAGGAGCAGGCGGACAGATTTCACTTTGGCCGGATGGTTTGGCAATGGGTGCAACTTTCGACCCGGAATTGGTGAAAAAATTCGGAAACATCGCCGCTCAGGAATACAGAGCCTTGGGAATTTCAACCGCTTTATCTCCTCAAATCGACCTAGGAACAGAACCCCGCTGGTACAGAATCGCGTATGTTTTTTCTGAAAGTCCTGAGTTGACAGCAGATTTAGGAAGAGGTTACATCGACGGTTTCCAGACAACCATTGGAAGTAAAAACGGTTGGGGAAACAAAAGTGTGAATGCAATGGTCAAACATTGGCCTGGAGGAGGACCTGAAGAAGGCGGTCGCGACGGTCACTGGGCAATGGGAAAATACGCGGTTTATCCGGGAAATAATTTCCAGAACCACGTAAAACCTTTTACTGAAGGTGCTTTCAAGCTAAACGGCGGAACCAAAGAAGCTTCTGCGGTAATGCCTTATTACACGATTAGTTTCAATCAGGATACCAAAAACGGGGAAAACGTTGGAAACGGTTACAGCAAATATCTTATCACAGATTTACTTCGTGGAAAATATAAATATGACGGCGTAGTCTGCACCGATTGGTTAATCACAGCAGACGAACCAAAATCACCGGGAGGATTTGCCGGAAAACCTTGGGGAGCAGAAAAATTATCAATTTCTCAACGTCATTACAAAGTTTTGGAGGCAGGAGTTGACCAATTTGGTGGAAACAACGACAAAGTACCTGTTTTGGAAGCTTATCAAATGGGCGTGAAAGAACACGGCGAAAAAGCGTATCGTGCAAAATTTGAGCAGTCTGCAGTCCGTTTGCTGAGAAATTTCTTCAGAACCGGATTGTTTGAAAATCCTTACGTAAACACAGAAGAAACCAAGAAAATCGTTGGTAATCCTGAATTTATGAAAGCAGGTTACGAAGCTCAGGTAAAATCCATCGTGATGCTGAAAAACAAAGCCAATATTCTTCCGATTAAAGAAAGAAAAACGGTTTACATTCCGAAAAGATATTCTCCTGCAACCTTCAACTGGTGGGGAGTTTACACCGGACCGTCTTTGGAATATCCTGTCGATATCGAGAAAGTGAAGAAACATTTTAACGTAACAGACGACCCTGCAAAAGCTGATTTCGCATTGGTTTTCGTGAAAAGTCCGCACAGTGAAGAAGGCGGTTACAGCGACGTCGATGCTAAAGAAGGCGGAAACGGTTATGTCCCGATTTCTCTTCAATACCAAACGTACACGGCAACCGAAGCCCGTGAAAAAAGTATTGCAGCGGGAGACCCAGTTGTTGCACCAAATGTTCACGACAGAACGTTCAAGAACAAAACTTCTACAGCGACCAATTTCACAGATTTGTTAGCGATAGAAAATGCTTATAAAGCAATGAACGGAAAGCCGGTCATCGTTTCTATCACAGCTTCCAAGCCGATGATTTTTAATGAATTTGAAAAACACGCCGATGCAATTCTGATGAATTTCAATGTATCCAATCAGGCAGTTGTGGATATTGTGATCGGAAAATACGAACCTTCAGGTTTGCTTCCTTTACAGATGCCTGCGAATATGGCGACGGTTGAAAAGCAGAAAGAAGATGTTCCTTATGATATGGAAACACACAAAGATTCCGAAGGCCACAACTACGATTTCGGATATGGAATGAACTGGTCAGGTGTGATTAAAGACGTCAGAACTCAAAAATATCATAAGTAA
- a CDS encoding TonB-dependent receptor: protein MRKSTLKLSALGLILSFTTAFGQEKTDTVAAKKALNATKTEEGVKTVTTSSKEDNNRNVMLNAANNTSPRDVNIGLPSTVGGITILENDLPAVYFFWPELPNKTWRQSVGLEKTGLLKMDQLANTMGDLGFAVNSYSQIGTKDLKVKGKFTTSTFGWLQGDANVSGPISKNGWTYTVGAFANFDPSTYKLGFARNADETKIFRAGITKYFNDDKGKISVLYKYADSYSLTNYAVFEYGPEGKITELDNFKIGRDSYIVREGNMKFKDVLSGQTYFANLAGNDNRSSSHNIDVVGNYLLNNGWNFKFSTRAHFSKVKMANSIPLSIFNAAPGAGYTLASNGQAYSGPVGTQLAMYTPETPITSVAGRFSLNKQVGNHNLTVGVLEQYYHIDKFTSNRSFFYQTVGAQPQRLIGPNTDADGFYNYNAGAEYHSGTENKLSVYGTDEWKVSDNFNLSYGLHLKNHILDGEYSLTPRTVGFSFTDPSQFNQINQSFFQIGGSLNATYNITKNFGVIANALYTEENRRLESYSQAFEPNTNKIKSPLGAIGVFWNTDWIQLISQATYLKKNNNLNRYNLVNPANSSQAQVVTVYYDIQTLGWTTDFVLKPFKGFNLHYLVTFQNPVYKKFNFDAFGTSYNYSDNNVLGVAKTLMEIDPSYTIDKWRLWASFRYFSKQYANLTNALYFAPRWETFGGVSYTVNKNINLGATVINFLNQRGASGTINGAELITDASPYYGKLLTGTYIMPLTGQFSVSFNF, encoded by the coding sequence ATGAGAAAATCAACTTTGAAATTATCAGCCCTTGGTTTGATACTTTCTTTCACCACAGCTTTCGGACAGGAAAAAACCGATACTGTTGCGGCGAAAAAAGCTTTGAATGCAACTAAAACCGAAGAAGGCGTAAAAACCGTGACCACATCTTCAAAAGAAGACAACAACAGAAACGTAATGCTGAACGCAGCCAATAACACAAGTCCAAGAGACGTGAATATCGGTTTGCCATCAACTGTGGGCGGAATTACCATTCTTGAAAACGACTTGCCCGCAGTATACTTCTTCTGGCCGGAACTTCCCAACAAAACGTGGAGGCAAAGTGTAGGCTTAGAAAAAACAGGACTGCTAAAGATGGATCAATTGGCAAATACAATGGGTGACCTTGGTTTTGCAGTTAACTCTTATTCTCAAATCGGAACAAAGGATTTAAAAGTAAAAGGAAAATTTACAACAAGCACTTTCGGCTGGCTGCAGGGTGATGCCAATGTTTCGGGTCCGATATCTAAAAACGGCTGGACATACACGGTTGGTGCCTTCGCCAATTTTGACCCGAGCACCTATAAATTGGGTTTTGCCAGAAATGCCGATGAAACAAAGATTTTCAGAGCCGGCATAACCAAATATTTCAATGACGATAAGGGTAAAATCTCAGTTTTATACAAATATGCTGATTCGTACAGTCTTACCAATTATGCGGTTTTTGAATACGGACCGGAAGGTAAGATAACCGAGCTGGATAACTTCAAAATCGGTAGAGATTCTTACATAGTGCGTGAGGGAAATATGAAGTTTAAAGACGTTCTTTCCGGACAGACCTATTTTGCAAATCTTGCAGGGAATGATAACAGGTCTAGCTCTCATAACATTGACGTTGTCGGAAATTATCTGCTGAATAACGGCTGGAATTTCAAATTCTCAACACGAGCCCACTTCTCAAAAGTAAAAATGGCCAACAGCATTCCTTTAAGTATTTTTAATGCTGCGCCGGGAGCTGGTTACACACTGGCTTCAAACGGACAGGCGTATTCAGGTCCAGTCGGAACGCAGTTGGCAATGTACACCCCCGAAACGCCTATTACGAGTGTTGCAGGACGTTTTTCACTGAACAAGCAGGTGGGAAATCATAACCTTACCGTAGGCGTTTTGGAGCAATACTATCACATCGATAAATTCACCTCAAACCGTTCTTTCTTCTATCAGACGGTTGGCGCGCAGCCTCAGAGATTAATCGGCCCCAATACAGATGCAGACGGTTTCTACAACTATAATGCCGGCGCAGAGTACCACAGCGGAACAGAAAATAAACTGTCTGTTTATGGAACAGATGAATGGAAAGTTTCTGATAATTTCAACTTGAGCTACGGTTTGCATCTGAAAAATCACATTCTGGACGGAGAATATTCTTTAACACCACGAACGGTTGGTTTCAGCTTTACAGATCCAAGTCAATTCAATCAGATTAATCAGAGCTTTTTCCAGATTGGTGGTAGCTTGAACGCAACATACAACATTACCAAAAACTTTGGCGTGATCGCAAACGCTTTATACACCGAAGAAAACAGAAGACTGGAAAGTTATTCACAGGCTTTTGAACCCAATACCAATAAAATTAAAAGTCCACTTGGTGCAATCGGAGTGTTCTGGAATACAGACTGGATTCAGCTGATTTCTCAGGCGACTTATCTGAAGAAAAATAACAACCTGAACCGATACAATCTTGTAAATCCAGCCAACAGTTCTCAGGCGCAGGTTGTAACAGTTTATTACGATATTCAGACATTGGGATGGACAACGGATTTTGTTTTAAAGCCATTCAAAGGATTTAACTTGCATTATTTGGTGACGTTCCAGAATCCGGTTTACAAGAAATTTAATTTTGATGCATTCGGAACTTCATATAACTACAGCGACAACAATGTGTTGGGTGTTGCTAAAACTTTAATGGAAATCGACCCGAGTTACACGATTGACAAGTGGAGATTATGGGCAAGTTTCAGATATTTTTCTAAACAGTATGCGAATCTTACAAACGCTTTATATTTCGCTCCAAGATGGGAAACTTTCGGTGGAGTAAGTTATACGGTTAATAAAAATATCAATCTTGGCGCAACGGTTATCAACTTCCTGAATCAAAGAGGAGCAAGCGGAACCATCAATGGTGCTGAACTGATTACCGATGCAAGTCCATACTACGGAAAATTATTGACGGGAACTTACATTATGCCATTAACAGGTCAGTTTTCTGTAAGCTTTAATTTCTAA
- a CDS encoding NUDIX hydrolase — protein MDSKELILKRSEENKQLYIPNLSADPVIFGFEQNELKVLLVKMNYRKMWILPGGYIQKDEDLDDAVVRILKERAGVNAVSYLEEFAVFGKKNRSEGYFEDFDETLFHKQRFITIGYYALYNPSKIDLATDEFSESCEWIYLSQLPEIEMAMDHKEIVEKALLALREKISIKPIGFNLLPEKFTLSELQKLYEAILGKELNRGNFYRKIKNLGILRKLDEQRRGGAHKAPDLYSFDEENYNKALENGLTSW, from the coding sequence ATGGATTCTAAAGAACTAATACTAAAACGATCAGAAGAAAATAAACAATTATATATCCCGAACCTTTCGGCGGATCCTGTGATCTTTGGCTTCGAACAAAACGAATTGAAAGTTCTACTCGTAAAGATGAACTATCGAAAGATGTGGATTTTGCCAGGTGGATACATACAAAAAGATGAAGATCTGGATGATGCGGTTGTAAGAATCTTAAAAGAAAGAGCTGGTGTGAATGCAGTTTCCTATCTTGAAGAGTTTGCCGTATTTGGAAAAAAGAACAGAAGTGAAGGCTATTTCGAAGATTTTGATGAAACTTTATTTCATAAGCAAAGATTCATTACAATAGGATATTATGCCTTATATAATCCTTCTAAAATTGATTTGGCTACTGATGAGTTCAGTGAGAGTTGTGAATGGATTTATCTAAGTCAATTGCCCGAAATAGAAATGGCGATGGATCATAAAGAAATCGTTGAGAAAGCTTTGTTAGCTTTAAGAGAAAAAATATCAATCAAACCAATAGGATTTAATCTATTACCTGAAAAATTCACCCTTTCTGAGCTTCAGAAACTTTACGAAGCTATTCTTGGAAAAGAACTAAACAGAGGAAATTTCTATCGAAAAATCAAGAACCTTGGAATCCTAAGAAAACTTGATGAACAAAGACGAGGTGGTGCCCACAAAGCGCCAGATCTCTATTCTTTTGACGAGGAGAATTATAATAAAGCTTTAGAAAACGGTTTGACGAGCTGGTAG
- a CDS encoding FoF1 ATP synthase subunit delta/epsilon, with product MNIKILTPEYVVFDGEVDSVLLPGKSGEFQIFKNHAAIVSALVHGKVKIYTEKVDSTYQKFLTKETEAKSAFSYEIKSGVLEFNNDKGIILCE from the coding sequence ATGAATATAAAAATTTTAACTCCGGAATACGTTGTTTTTGATGGCGAAGTAGATTCAGTTCTTCTTCCTGGAAAAAGCGGTGAATTCCAAATATTTAAAAATCACGCAGCGATTGTATCAGCTTTAGTACACGGTAAAGTGAAAATCTACACGGAGAAAGTAGATTCTACTTATCAGAAATTTTTGACTAAAGAAACTGAAGCTAAATCAGCATTTTCTTACGAAATTAAGAGCGGAGTTTTAGAATTTAATAATGACAAAGGAATTATTCTTTGTGAATAA